From the genome of Hymenobacter cellulosilyticus, one region includes:
- a CDS encoding DUF4260 domain-containing protein has protein sequence MKLLLKIEELAQLLLALFVFTYLPYAWWVLPATFLLPDLSMLGYVAGPRVGAVCYNLAHHKALALAVGVAGWVLGLPLLVLAGTVLLGHSAFDRLLGYGLKHTTGFHDTHLGQVGAKHVGTHSTH, from the coding sequence ATGAAATTGCTCCTCAAAATCGAAGAACTCGCCCAACTGTTGCTGGCCCTGTTCGTCTTCACGTACCTGCCCTACGCGTGGTGGGTGCTGCCCGCTACTTTTCTGCTGCCCGACCTGAGCATGCTCGGCTATGTGGCCGGGCCGCGCGTAGGGGCAGTGTGCTACAACCTGGCCCACCACAAAGCCCTGGCCCTGGCCGTGGGCGTTGCCGGCTGGGTGCTGGGCCTGCCGCTGCTCGTGCTGGCCGGCACGGTGCTGCTGGGCCACAGCGCCTTTGACCGCCTGCTGGGCTACGGCCTCAAGCACACCACCGGCTTTCACGATACCCATCTTGGACAGGTGGGAGCCAAACATGTAGGCACGCACTCCACGCACTAA
- a CDS encoding alpha/beta fold hydrolase, whose protein sequence is MKKTFKSIRFVALALLLSGLALTATAQTKRPAGSLGRAEYIEVEPNVRLHVTDLGEGKPVVLIHGWPLSDAMYEYQYAHLVQKGFRVIGITLRGFGLSDKPAGKYTYDVFADDIKVVLDKLKVEGATIGGFSMGGATVVHYVAKYKGAHVSRMALFGAAAPLWTKRPDFSYGLWTKADVDGLITLNNTNRPQLFENFGQIFPASPTSVSPGHGAWLGTIQAQASPYAMGECLKTLRDSDLRADLKQISMPTLILHGKQDKICSYQLAEQMHALLPQSRLVPFEKSGHALFIEELEKFNDELVGFMSKPS, encoded by the coding sequence ATGAAAAAGACGTTTAAATCTATCCGCTTCGTCGCCCTGGCTTTGCTGTTATCGGGCTTGGCGCTGACGGCCACCGCCCAAACCAAGCGCCCGGCCGGCAGCCTGGGGCGGGCCGAGTACATCGAAGTGGAGCCCAACGTCCGGCTGCACGTCACTGACCTGGGCGAAGGCAAGCCGGTAGTCCTTATCCACGGCTGGCCCCTGAGCGACGCCATGTACGAGTACCAGTACGCCCACCTGGTGCAGAAGGGCTTCCGGGTTATCGGCATCACCCTGCGCGGCTTTGGCCTCTCCGATAAACCCGCGGGCAAATACACCTACGACGTGTTTGCCGATGACATCAAGGTGGTGCTCGATAAACTCAAGGTGGAAGGCGCCACCATCGGCGGCTTCTCCATGGGCGGGGCCACGGTAGTGCATTACGTGGCCAAGTACAAAGGTGCCCACGTGAGCCGCATGGCCTTGTTTGGCGCCGCCGCCCCACTCTGGACCAAGCGGCCCGACTTCAGCTACGGCCTCTGGACCAAGGCCGACGTGGATGGTCTTATCACGCTCAACAACACCAACCGGCCCCAGCTTTTCGAAAATTTCGGCCAGATATTTCCCGCCTCGCCCACCAGTGTTTCGCCCGGACACGGCGCGTGGCTGGGCACTATTCAGGCGCAAGCCTCGCCCTACGCCATGGGCGAATGCCTGAAGACCCTACGCGACTCCGACCTGCGCGCCGACCTCAAGCAGATCAGCATGCCCACGCTGATTTTGCACGGCAAACAGGATAAAATCTGCTCGTATCAGCTGGCCGAGCAGATGCACGCGCTGCTGCCCCAGTCCCGGCTGGTACCGTTTGAGAAAAGCGGCCATGCTCTCTTTATCGAAGAACTGGAAAAGTTTAACGACGAGCTGGTGGGCTTTATGAGCAAGCCTTCCTAA
- a CDS encoding RidA family protein, whose amino-acid sequence MKNLLLVILLGVASPAVAQSPEAKLTRLGLPLPPVAAAIGSYVDVVRVGNLLFLSGKGPRQPNGNYISGRLGADLTTAQGYEAARLTALLQLAVLKKELGDLSHVRRIVKVNGYVLSATGFAEQPQVLNGYSDLLIQVFGDRGKHARTAIGTNALPLGMALEVEMVVEAE is encoded by the coding sequence ATGAAAAACCTGTTGCTTGTCATTCTGTTGGGGGTAGCCAGCCCGGCCGTTGCCCAATCCCCGGAAGCAAAGCTTACCCGACTCGGGCTACCATTGCCGCCGGTGGCCGCCGCTATTGGCAGCTACGTGGATGTAGTGCGGGTAGGCAACCTGCTGTTTCTCTCGGGCAAGGGTCCCCGCCAACCCAACGGCAACTACATCAGCGGCCGGCTCGGCGCGGACCTGACCACGGCGCAGGGCTACGAAGCAGCCCGCCTTACGGCCTTGCTGCAGCTGGCCGTGCTGAAAAAGGAACTGGGCGACCTAAGCCACGTTCGGCGCATCGTGAAAGTCAACGGCTATGTGCTTTCCGCCACTGGTTTCGCCGAGCAGCCTCAGGTGCTAAATGGCTACTCTGACCTGCTGATTCAGGTATTTGGAGACCGGGGCAAACACGCCCGCACGGCCATTGGCACCAACGCCCTGCCCTTGGGTATGGCTCTGGAAGTCGAGATGGTAGTGGAAGCCGAGTAA
- a CDS encoding TerC family protein, which translates to MQQYLQQILDNPLGAAAIVGNLVIIESLLSVDNAAVLATMVGDLPKEQRKKALRYGIIGAYVFRGLCILFASFLIEFWFLKPLGGLYLLYLAYDYFRAKSGPADQEQMEDKQQSWFFRRTLGLFGKFWATVALIELMDLAFSIDNVFAVVAFTDNLILICLGVFIGILSMRLVAQAFVLLMAKYPFLETAAFIIIGILGLKLLLSLFEHYFPQHPVSSFLSSEAADAGLTVLTVAIFALPLLASWLKQQRAR; encoded by the coding sequence ATGCAACAGTACCTGCAACAAATACTCGACAATCCGCTCGGCGCCGCGGCCATTGTGGGCAACCTGGTAATCATCGAAAGCCTGCTCTCGGTGGATAACGCGGCGGTGCTGGCTACCATGGTCGGCGACCTGCCCAAGGAGCAGCGCAAGAAAGCCCTGCGCTACGGCATTATCGGCGCCTACGTGTTTCGGGGCCTGTGCATTCTGTTCGCCTCTTTCCTGATTGAGTTCTGGTTTCTCAAACCCCTGGGTGGCCTCTACCTGCTCTATCTGGCCTACGATTATTTCCGGGCGAAAAGCGGCCCGGCGGATCAGGAGCAGATGGAGGACAAGCAGCAAAGCTGGTTTTTTCGCCGCACCCTGGGTTTGTTCGGCAAGTTCTGGGCCACGGTGGCTTTGATTGAGCTCATGGACCTGGCCTTTAGCATCGACAACGTGTTTGCCGTCGTGGCTTTCACCGACAACCTGATTCTGATTTGTTTGGGCGTGTTTATCGGCATCTTGTCTATGCGGCTGGTGGCCCAGGCCTTTGTGCTGCTGATGGCCAAGTATCCGTTCCTGGAAACTGCGGCCTTTATCATCATCGGTATTCTGGGGCTCAAACTGCTGCTCTCGTTGTTCGAGCATTATTTCCCCCAACATCCGGTAAGCAGCTTTTTAAGCAGCGAGGCAGCCGATGCGGGCCTTACGGTACTTACAGTGGCCATATTTGCGCTACCCCTGCTGGCCTCCTGGCTGAAGCAGCAAAGGGCCCGATAG